In the Candidatus Saccharibacteria bacterium oral taxon 488 genome, one interval contains:
- a CDS encoding HAD-IB family hydrolase, with translation MKQQKFAVFDIDGTLIRGGLYRQLVLGLIDAGAIPEVHASIIQQKLLSWKRRESKDAYDEYEMSLVNAISSSLADIPTAVFDEVASSIAERELDHVYTYTRHRLRELKQAGYFLIAISGSQQELVEPFAKRYGFDAWAAQVYERQGDTFTGTMTTKTYTNKDKILQGIIDKYGLTLAGSYAFGDSEGDRHLLAMVEHPVVFNPTEKLLEIAKTNGWPIVLERKSVVFELEKGERGYLLAQAGKI, from the coding sequence ATGAAGCAGCAGAAATTCGCAGTTTTTGATATCGACGGTACGCTCATTCGTGGCGGGCTGTATCGGCAGTTGGTGCTCGGGCTGATTGATGCCGGCGCCATCCCCGAAGTCCATGCCTCGATCATTCAGCAGAAATTACTCAGCTGGAAACGGCGAGAGTCAAAAGATGCCTACGATGAGTACGAAATGAGTTTGGTCAATGCTATTTCCAGCTCACTCGCTGACATCCCGACCGCGGTGTTTGACGAGGTGGCGAGTAGTATCGCCGAGAGGGAGCTCGACCACGTCTACACCTACACACGGCATCGCCTGCGCGAGCTAAAGCAGGCGGGCTATTTTCTGATCGCCATCTCTGGCTCACAGCAGGAGTTAGTCGAGCCATTTGCTAAAAGATACGGCTTTGACGCCTGGGCGGCTCAGGTGTATGAACGGCAGGGCGATACCTTTACCGGTACAATGACCACCAAGACGTATACCAATAAAGACAAGATCCTCCAGGGAATTATTGATAAATACGGGCTAACGCTCGCTGGCAGTTATGCCTTTGGCGACAGCGAGGGCGACCGGCACCTCCTGGCGATGGTTGAACATCCCGTCGTCTTTAACCCGACGGAAAAGCTCCTTGAAATTGCCAAAACCAACGGCTGGCCAATTGTCCTGGAGCGTAAAAGCGTGGTGTTTGAACTCGAGAAAGGCGAACGTGGATACCTTTTGGCGCAAGCAGGAAAAATCTAA